A section of the Malania oleifera isolate guangnan ecotype guangnan chromosome 2, ASM2987363v1, whole genome shotgun sequence genome encodes:
- the LOC131149927 gene encoding dirigent protein 19-like: MAKFHSFLFIFSISLFISVSIAEKNDKFVEVKKKGIRYRSEKISVFEFYWHDIVSGLNRTSMTVVHPASNATATRFGLVNMIDNPLTVGPGPKSKLIGRAQGFYALASQEQVELLMAMNFVFVEGKYCNSTITVLGRNPVFDTEREMPVIGGSGLFRFARGYVKLKTHDFNPTTRDVVVKYIVRVLHFLCFGLYFVARFFEPLFMTLNSIGTIKNSEFILLDTFLSNYFFI, from the coding sequence ATGGCCAAGTTTCACTCCTTCCTCTTCATTTTCTCCATCTCACTTTTTATTTCGGTTTCGATCGCCGAAAAAAATGACAAATTTGTCGAAGTTAAAAAGAAGGGAATTCGATATCGAAGCGAGAAGATTAGCGTCTTTGAATTCTATTGGCATGATATTGTGAGCGGTTTGAACCGGACGTCCATGACAGTGGTGCACCCGGCCTCAAATGCCACGGCCACTAGGTTCGGCCTTGTGAATATGATCGACAACCCATTGACGGTCGGGCCGGGCCCTAAGTCCAAGCTAATTGGACGAGCCCAAGGGTTTTACGCCTTGGCCTCGCAAGAGCAAGTTGAATTATTGATGGCTATGAACTTCGTCTTTGTTGAGGGCAAGTACTGCAATAGTACCATAACTGTGCTCGGTCGAAACCCGGTTTTCGACACTGAGAGGGAGATGCCGGTGATTGGCGGTAGTGGGCTTTTTCGATTTGCTCGGGGCTATGTTAAGCTCAAGACTCATGACTTCAATCCAACCACAAGAGATGTTGTTGTTAAGTATATTGTTCGTGTGCTGCATTTTTTATGTTTTGGGCTTTATTTTGTTGCACGCTTTTTTGAGCCACTATTTATGACACTTAATAGTATTGGAACTATAAAAAATTCAGAGTTTATTTTGTTAGACACTTTTTTGAGcaactatttttttatttaa